The window TTAGATCTCTATGAATAAGAATGTTATTGAGTGGCTTGTATAATCATAAATTTGTCAGTCGGCTCAATGGTAAACGGTTGATGTTACTATGCTAtgtcaataaaaatattaacatattattatgttatgttGATGTTTACTTTGTTAGTCAATTTATCAATTGACATTGTTATGCAATTCAACAATTATCAGTAAACGATAATTGCTACTACACTTTATAATCCATTGTTAATGTACTCACAGTTTATTGTGATTGACAGTTAACGAAGAAGATGGTAGCATTCGCATCAAATTTCTACTGCGCTTCATCAAAGCTTATGATTCACATCAAATTGCAAATCCAAGATAGTAATTTCGACAAAtatctttattgattttgacATTTGGACTTGATTGAGATTTTAGGTTTTATGTAGAAGTATTATTTGGATGTTCGCTCTAACGCATATATATATTTGCTTGATATAACAGCATTATCCTCTTACATGTTTGGAATTGCCAAACCAAAAAAATTGTAGCTTAATAAAActatttaattatatgaataccattttgggaattaagttttaggGAACACCAAAGTtgaaaatttctttatttttcaacaCCAATTAGGCAAATCACTCgttttaatgagttaattatttccttaaatattAAGGTAAATATCAAAAGTTTTCCTGTCAATTAAAGAAAAAGGGCGTAACATTTTTTAATAAGAAAGACACACGTGTCTCAACTCAttttttcattagtatattttttattgataagAGTAATAATCTCACTCAAAAAGGCCATCCatctataattttcaataaagaaaaaaaataatggaaaaaacaacataaattatATGATTACTTGTCTTTTTCGTTTGAGGGCCCTTATtgatcaattaattttttagaaacaaTTTTATGATCACATTTTTATGGATTTGGATTGAATTAGATATTTATgcagaaaataatttaatgataaaaacaaaagtcatatcaATTCTAAGGACACGTTTGGCATTTTAAGTGAAACGCAGGCTCACAAATCACAAATCACAAATCACAAACCACGAACCGTCTTTTTCTCCCTTATAATTCCCCacccaaaataaatttttttcatttaaaataatcatttcacTGTTACAAAACACGACTATCTTAGCCATTGATATATTCCTCTCAAAGCTTGTTGAACTCTAGGAAATACCAAACATGGGAGCAGCAAGCATTACAGACGCCATTGAATCGCAGATCAATGGAACTTCAGATAtccttttttcttctctttcagTGGATACTTCTCTCTCTAATCCGGCCATGAAACATCGTATCATGTAAAATTTCGCTTCTTAAAGCAGTccactagaaaaaaaaatatataaattttttcttgATCTAAAAATGAGTAAAATTTATGTAATTATCATAATATTTAATGCACAGAtgaaatttattgtttgattggattTGGTTTCATTTTCAGAGAGTTATGTAAGGATATATTTGAGAATTGGTCAAATTTGGATGATTCTTGTTTTTCAGTAAAGACTATTTCCGGAGGCATCACTAATATGTGTGAGTCATTCTTTGTATTTCTTTTTTCGAATTTCAAAGGTTTCAATTTCTTTTACTCGAATGAAACGACTGTAAAAGTTACTTGAAAAAGGCTGTCTTGGTAGTCAATTCAATGTAAAGATTTTCTGAagattttacaaattaaaagatttTCTTTTAGCATTTCACTTGTCCTGTTATCAATTTGCAAACTCATACCATCAACAATAGTAAACTGTTAATAGTATTAGCATTTCACTATTCATGTCAacttgaattcttttttttaaaagggaGTTATAGTGTTTGGTTTGTGATTAGCCAAAGTTGTTCAATAGTTTAAATTCTGACATCTGTTTTAGTGTTGAAGGTTTCGGTTAAAGAGGAAAATGGCAGTGATGTGGCAATTACTGTTAGATTGTACGGACCGAACACCGAGTATGTTATTGATCGGAAGAGAGAGCTGTTGGTAAGTCATctactaattttaattatttatttcctaaaaattaggcTTTATAGAGCTAAAGATATTTGCAGATCAAAGAAATTATGTTACCTTTTTAAGAATGGGCAATTGGAATTTACTTAAGCCAACGTAAGAGTCTTTCTGTCTTTGTCAACACTGCATTCTGTATAGTTGATTCGTATATGCATATTGGCTAGGCTATCAAATACCTCTCAGCTGCAGGATTTGGCGCTAAATTGCTTGCACTTTTTGGGAATGGCATGGTTCAATCTTTCATCAATGCGCGGACCCTTACCCCGTCTGGTAAGAATTGCAGGATCCTTCTCATCTTCTTTAATTCATGTCGCCTCTCCTATTCAAACACCTTATGTACGGATTTTGTGGTTATAATTTGAAAGCACCTTCACCTCTTGAATTCAGGTTCTGTGTGCCCTTGCTTTTAAGAAATATGTATTTTTACTTGAAAGCTTACCGAGTTTTTGAACCGTAGCTTGCTGGTTTTTTATCATCCTGTCAACAATCAATTGATTAAGTTTGATACAAAAAGCAAAGTAGGACAGACAAGTGATGCTGGGAATCCTAGTATGTATCAGTTTTTAGTTCATTTAGAGTGTGCTTAATAGGAATAATGATGGAAGGTTGTACTTTGAAGTTCTTCTACATGTCCCCTGCAACATGAGTACCTTGGCATGTTTTGTTTTGTCTAGGTATTAGTGTATAGGATCCCTGATGCAAGACCTAGAATAATCAGTGTTTTCTTTTTAGACTGATGTAGCATATTGTTCTTTGTATCTGGATGTGTGCTTGTATGGAAAAGGAACTCTGAATTACTAATCATTCTCATTTGCTTTGTAGACATGAGGGAACCAAAGTTAGCTGCTACAATTGCTAAAGAGCTTAGGAGATTTCACGAGGTGGATATACCTGATTTAAAAGAACCTCAATTATGGACCGACCTAAAGAAGTTTTTTGAGAAAGGTTTGTTTCTTACTGATTCCCTACCTGAATCTTTTAGGCATGACACTTTTGTATGCAACGTTTTATCTGTTGACTATGGGTTTTCTACACTTTGATGAGCCATCAACCCAATAAACCCTATCCTCTATTATATCTATTGGCGATTATGTGCTAGGCCACGTCTAGTTGACTTTGGTTTAGTCCTCTGTACAACATATTTGTCTTTATAGCTTGATGAGGGATTTAAAGTGTACTTCATGATCACAAAAACTGTAAAATGTTTTCGAGCTTCATTTCGTGCTGGTGCACTTATCTGtcaaattattaatattcaaCTTTTTGTTGCAGCATCAAATCTGAACTTTGAGGACAAAGACAAGCAGGAAAAATACCAAATCATTTCATTTGAAGAAATACAAAGTGAAGTTAGTGAACTTAAGGTAATCTTATTTCTCTGTAATTCATTAGCACTAGCATACTTCTTTTATTTGAATGAGCTAGCCTGCTTGAAGTTGCACAATATTTGTTCCTACAACTTTCTACTATACAAAACTATCTATGCATGTAATACTACATACTTTCTCTTGTATTGATAGGATATCACCATTGTCACATCGGCATATGAACCTGAATAGTAAAGAAATGATGAGTATAAAATATGTTGTTGTGCACTAGAATTATTTACTTGGTTGTAGAATAGTGTTCTAGATTGGACATTTGGACTGAATGAAATATAATCCTTGTTATTGATGATCTCCCAGATTGATTTGTTTAGTTCATGTAGCCAACTGTATATTTTGGAATTAAGCATTAAGGCCTTGGCATTGCTATTTTTGCTGTGGT of the Amaranthus tricolor cultivar Red isolate AtriRed21 chromosome 6, ASM2621246v1, whole genome shotgun sequence genome contains:
- the LOC130815385 gene encoding probable ethanolamine kinase yields the protein MGAASITDAIESQINGTSDILFSSLSVDTSLSNPAMKHRIIELCKDIFENWSNLDDSCFSVKTISGGITNMLLKVSVKEENGSDVAITVRLYGPNTEYVIDRKRELLAIKYLSAAGFGAKLLALFGNGMVQSFINARTLTPSDMREPKLAATIAKELRRFHEVDIPDLKEPQLWTDLKKFFEKASNLNFEDKDKQEKYQIISFEEIQSEVSELKALTIHLDAPVVFSHNDLLSGNLMLNEEEGKLYIIDFEYGSYNYRGFDIGNHFNEYAGYDCDYSLYPSKDEQYHFFRHYLRPDAPEEVSESDLEALYIETNTFMLASHLYWALWALIQAKMSPIDFDYLSYFFLRYDEYKRLKDDAVSLAHAYFSKSQA